GCTTACGTTTTGGCTTCAGAGGGCACACAGGCCGCAAGCTTTGGTTTAAACGCACCTATTGCAACCTCGAAATGGCGCGTCGGTTCAACACTCAGTTATACACAAACGCAAGTGGTGGGTGAAGAATTTGAGGTATTGGATACGCAGGGTGAGTCGCTGCGTTTCAGTATCGACGCTAGCCATTTAAGTTACTCGGCAGAGACATTTTGGTTGAATAGTCTTGCTACTGTTGCCTTTACTCAGTCTGAGACCGAATTAGAATCGATTGAGGGGCTTGGGCAAACGGGTAAGATTGCCGACTCCGATACCTTACAATTACAAGCCGGGGTTGAAATCAACTGGTTAGGTGATAATTGGCAGGTGAATGCGCGTGAATTGATCAATTATGCACAGTTTGATGATACGCTTGATAGTGATGATGATCAGCAATTCGTAGCTTTGCTGAGCGATTTAGATTGGCTCTACCGTTTAGACTATGGCTTTTATTTGCAGCAGCAACTCAGTTTTCAGTATACCGATAAAGAAGGCCTAAAAGGGGCATTATCGTTTACCTCAGGAGGCCCATCAACGGTAAGGGGCTATGATAATGGCGCTATATCCGGCGACACGGGTATCTACCAACAATTTGAATTGCATAATAACTGGCTTAGCAACCCACACTTCTACATGGACTGGTTTGTATTCTATGATCATGCCCTGGTCAGAACGGTTAAACAATTTGAAATCAACAGTGTTGGCGTGGGTCTCAACGTGGCAGATGGTCGCTGGGTTAATCTAAGCGTTACCGCGGGGCAGACACTTAAAGACGTACTGCCTGATCAAGAGCAGTGGGGCGTTAACGTCAGGTTGAGTTGCACATGCCTACCTTAAATTTAACACCTTTAATGATAAGCTGCATGCTGTTGATTGGCTGTGGTGAGGAGAAAGCCCTGCCGGTTGATACCTCGCCTGATGTTGAGCAAGAACAATCAGCCAAGGTCCAGTTGTCGCAGCCATTAACTGTATTAAAACAGCGAGAAGCGCGGCTGCAGAGCCTGCTGGCTCAGCTGCAAATGCTGGATAAGAAAGCTTATCTAGCGCATCAGCAGCAATATCAGGTGCTGATAAAGCAGCAATCTGCAATG
This Pseudomonadales bacterium DNA region includes the following protein-coding sequences:
- a CDS encoding ShlB/FhaC/HecB family hemolysin secretion/activation protein encodes the protein MKAKFLGLLFSFCYASFSWSQTATVPGLQPGQALEDKIKQEQRTRKKQSLQSETPSAQQPAAEDLEQVEDAGPRFELKTVQFSKSAYLSRDDLIGVLKAYLGQQVSYADLQRLLDDINSLYREKGIYTATALLPQQQIKQGVVNISLVEGKLESILFEGNEYTEDDEIRAWISHQDSDQVLNSQQLEDELLVYNRINQQRLRAELQAGESFGATNIVIQVDEPDRDYLEIFADNWGYESSGEDEIGLLYQRQKLFFAGDRALAYVLASEGTQAASFGLNAPIATSKWRVGSTLSYTQTQVVGEEFEVLDTQGESLRFSIDASHLSYSAETFWLNSLATVAFTQSETELESIEGLGQTGKIADSDTLQLQAGVEINWLGDNWQVNARELINYAQFDDTLDSDDDQQFVALLSDLDWLYRLDYGFYLQQQLSFQYTDKEGLKGALSFTSGGPSTVRGYDNGAISGDTGIYQQFELHNNWLSNPHFYMDWFVFYDHALVRTVKQFEINSVGVGLNVADGRWVNLSVTAGQTLKDVLPDQEQWGVNVRLSCTCLP